The Brachyhypopomus gauderio isolate BG-103 chromosome 7, BGAUD_0.2, whole genome shotgun sequence genome has a window encoding:
- the LOC143518426 gene encoding uncharacterized protein LOC143518426 isoform X2 gives MTPQNTPTAEKHDTPCSTYTGAIGSRQVAHKLPLTILVRQIINMPAAKNIKNAIIPQRIKCYQIIPDNARRPCDQFNKKLKKKGWVVVPSTKQKSKAVIVYCAAVSRLGTDVSAALQQLEEDDLRGTPTVLVVLHHTFDPDYTVPDSSRSVTRENTTTVDCLFHEDQGLLKCATNKEAKKKVVKWLEEEKKKRKEKKKQQAENPANRERKSKEKGKTKPEDGQAAEVGSA, from the exons ATGACACCCCAGAACACCCCCACTGCTGAAAAGCATGATACACCCTGCTCTACATATACGGGAGCAATAGGAAGTAGACAGGTGGCTCACAAACTGCCTCTAACAATACTGGTACGACAGATTATCAACATGCCTGCcgcaaaaaatataaaaaacgcC ATTATACCACAGAGAA TTAAATGCTATCAAATTATACCTGACAACGCCAGAAGACCGTGCGACCAGTTTAATAAAAAGCTAAAAAAGAAGGGATGGGTTGTGGTACCGTCTACAAAGCAGAAGTCCAAAGCCGTGATCGTTTACTGCGCCGCGGTTTCACGGCTAGGAACTGATGTTAGTGCTGCACTGCAACAACTGGAGGAAGATGATCTACGTGGTAC GCCTACTGTTCTAGTGGTGCTCCATCACACATTTGACCCAGACTACACTgtaccagacagcagcagatctgTAACCAGGGAGAACACGACCACAGTGGACTGTCTGTTCCATGAGGACCAGGGTCTGCTGAAATGTGCTACCAACAaagaggcaaaaaaaaaagtcgtAAAATGGCTCGAAGAAGAG aaaaaaaaaagaaaggaaaaaaaaaaacagcaagcaGAAAACCCAGCCAACCGTGAGAG GAAGTCAAAGGAAAAAGGAAAGACAAAGCCAGAAGATGGACAGGCTGCTGAAGTTGGATCTGCATAA
- the LOC143518426 gene encoding uncharacterized protein LOC143518426 isoform X1 yields the protein MTPQNTPTAEKHDTPCSTYTGAIGSRQVAHKLPLTILVRQIINMPAAKNIKNAIIPQRIKCYQIIPDNARRPCDQFNKKLKKKGWVVVPSTKQKSKAVIVYCAAVSRLGTDVSAALQQLEEDDLRGRPTVLVVLHHTFDPDYTVPDSSRSVTRENTTTVDCLFHEDQGLLKCATNKEAKKKVVKWLEEEKKKRKEKKKQQAENPANRERKSKEKGKTKPEDGQAAEVGSA from the exons ATGACACCCCAGAACACCCCCACTGCTGAAAAGCATGATACACCCTGCTCTACATATACGGGAGCAATAGGAAGTAGACAGGTGGCTCACAAACTGCCTCTAACAATACTGGTACGACAGATTATCAACATGCCTGCcgcaaaaaatataaaaaacgcC ATTATACCACAGAGAA TTAAATGCTATCAAATTATACCTGACAACGCCAGAAGACCGTGCGACCAGTTTAATAAAAAGCTAAAAAAGAAGGGATGGGTTGTGGTACCGTCTACAAAGCAGAAGTCCAAAGCCGTGATCGTTTACTGCGCCGCGGTTTCACGGCTAGGAACTGATGTTAGTGCTGCACTGCAACAACTGGAGGAAGATGATCTACGTG GTAGGCCTACTGTTCTAGTGGTGCTCCATCACACATTTGACCCAGACTACACTgtaccagacagcagcagatctgTAACCAGGGAGAACACGACCACAGTGGACTGTCTGTTCCATGAGGACCAGGGTCTGCTGAAATGTGCTACCAACAaagaggcaaaaaaaaaagtcgtAAAATGGCTCGAAGAAGAG aaaaaaaaaagaaaggaaaaaaaaaaacagcaagcaGAAAACCCAGCCAACCGTGAGAG GAAGTCAAAGGAAAAAGGAAAGACAAAGCCAGAAGATGGACAGGCTGCTGAAGTTGGATCTGCATAA